The proteins below come from a single Ruegeria sp. SCSIO 43209 genomic window:
- a CDS encoding CbiX/SirB N-terminal domain-containing protein, translating into MTHAVIVAHGQPSDPAPAEAALVAFAREVDELCQRVSVSSATLAAPQALENCLDGLTSDTVIYPLFMARGWFVTSALPKRIGQRSVTILDPMGIDPELPALITAAIHQELTNRVWSAADTDLVIAAHGSGRSANPAIVAKGFAENLGRLSAFNSIRTGFVEQTPSIADAATGCGGKALCLPFFACTGGHVLEDVPEELARASFHGHVMPVISELPQVKRHIAAMLDTL; encoded by the coding sequence ATGACACACGCCGTTATCGTCGCCCATGGCCAACCCTCGGACCCTGCACCTGCAGAAGCTGCGCTAGTAGCCTTTGCGCGAGAGGTAGATGAGTTATGTCAACGGGTTTCGGTATCGTCGGCCACATTGGCAGCCCCGCAGGCGTTGGAAAATTGCCTTGATGGATTGACCAGCGACACGGTTATCTACCCCTTATTCATGGCGCGCGGCTGGTTTGTCACCAGCGCTCTGCCAAAGCGGATTGGCCAGCGTTCTGTCACGATTCTGGACCCCATGGGTATCGATCCCGAACTGCCTGCCCTGATTACAGCGGCCATACATCAGGAACTGACGAACAGGGTTTGGAGCGCGGCGGACACAGATCTTGTGATCGCTGCACATGGCTCGGGCCGCAGCGCCAATCCGGCCATTGTCGCAAAGGGTTTCGCCGAGAATCTGGGTCGGCTTTCCGCGTTCAATAGCATTCGCACCGGGTTCGTTGAGCAAACCCCATCAATTGCGGACGCCGCCACCGGGTGCGGTGGCAAGGCGCTGTGCCTGCCGTTTTTTGCCTGCACCGGAGGCCATGTTTTGGAAGATGTACCCGAGGAACTTGCCCGCGCCAGCTTTCACGGACACGTAATGCCCGTGATTTCAGAGCTTCCTCAGGTCAAGCGACACATCGCGGCGATGTTGGATACACTGTAG
- a CDS encoding AEC family transporter, giving the protein MLQSLIDVILPVFLVIGAGYTATRFGYFRETHIDGLMSFTQNFAIPCLLFLAIANLDLGTSFDPRLLVSFYSAAGLCFVAGMIGARLIFGRAWEDSVAIGFCCLFSNSVLLGLPITERAYGVENLVGNFTIIAFHSPFCYCLGITVMEVLRNRGNGGVLMLKSVLSAMFKNALILGISLGFVVNLTGLAIPGVVDEALNLITRAALPGALFALGGVLVKYRPEGDLRTIIFVCCISLMLHPSLVWFFGSSLALPQDLFRSGVLTAAMAPGINSYIFANMYGHAKRVAASSVLIGTTASILTVWLWLTLLG; this is encoded by the coding sequence ATGTTACAAAGCCTGATTGATGTCATCCTGCCGGTGTTTCTGGTCATCGGTGCCGGATACACGGCGACGAGGTTCGGCTATTTTCGCGAAACCCATATCGATGGGTTAATGAGTTTCACGCAGAACTTTGCCATTCCCTGCCTACTGTTTCTCGCCATTGCCAATCTCGATCTCGGCACCAGCTTCGATCCTCGGCTTTTGGTCAGTTTCTATTCAGCAGCTGGTCTGTGTTTTGTCGCTGGTATGATCGGTGCGCGCCTGATCTTCGGACGAGCGTGGGAGGATTCGGTTGCTATTGGATTTTGCTGTCTGTTTTCAAACTCGGTCCTCTTGGGGTTGCCTATTACCGAGCGCGCCTATGGGGTCGAAAATTTAGTTGGCAACTTCACAATCATCGCGTTCCACTCACCCTTTTGCTATTGCCTCGGCATCACGGTGATGGAGGTGCTTCGAAACCGCGGCAACGGCGGAGTGCTGATGTTGAAATCCGTGCTGTCGGCCATGTTCAAGAATGCACTCATTCTTGGGATCTCGTTGGGGTTTGTCGTAAACCTCACTGGACTGGCCATACCCGGAGTTGTGGACGAAGCCTTGAACCTGATCACCCGCGCGGCCTTGCCCGGTGCCCTGTTCGCGCTGGGGGGTGTGCTGGTTAAGTACCGACCCGAGGGCGATCTGCGTACCATTATTTTCGTCTGCTGTATCTCATTGATGCTGCACCCGAGCCTGGTTTGGTTCTTCGGGTCATCTCTGGCGTTGCCGCAAGACCTGTTCCGCTCGGGCGTTCTTACCGCAGCGATGGCGCCGGGGATCAATAGCTACATCTTCGCAAACATGTACGGACATGCCAAACGTGTGGCCGCGTCGTCGGTTCTGATCGGAACGACCGCGTCAATATTGACGGTCTGGTTGTGGCTGACTCTACTGGGATGA